The following are encoded in a window of Ranitomeya variabilis isolate aRanVar5 chromosome 6, aRanVar5.hap1, whole genome shotgun sequence genomic DNA:
- the LOC143781725 gene encoding uncharacterized protein LOC143781725 — MASESEHSQSARGSAASSSEGEGSQREQRGRGQGVASGRRVSQRDQGDSAIDVDLLISSIQERGPLWDSRDPRHMDQVVLRRLWIEVAKSLWDGFDSVSSTDRSNFVKKLRTRWRSMKDRFNKGIRAEEEQSRSGAAAAKSVPYRYSRALQFLSPVLGRRQ; from the exons ATGGCGAGTGAATCGGAAcacagccaatcggcgcgggggagtgcg gcttcttcaagtgagggagaaggcagtcagcgggagcagcgaggtcggggccaaggtgtggcgtcaggccggcga gtttcacaacgggaccaaggagacagtgccatagatgtggacctcctgatctccagcatccaggagcgtggcccgttgtgggacagccgtgacccccggcacatggaccaggtggtgttgaggcgtttgtggatagaggtggcaaagtcgctgtgggatggctttgacagcgttTCAAGCACTGACAgaagcaactttg ttaaaaagttgaggaccagatggcgatccatgaaggaccgtttcaataaggggatccgtgctgaggaggagcaatctcggagtggtgctgctgcggccaagtcggtgccctataggtacagcagggcactacagttcctaagtccagtccttggccgccgacagtaa